AGCGTCGCGCGCACGAGGTCACGCACCGTGCCCTCGGCACCGCGCAGGTAGACGTGCGAGAAGTCGCGCAGCGCGATGGCGACAGGGAGGTCGGGAACGATCGAGTACGTCGCGACGAACTTGCGCAACGCCATGGCGCACAAGGGCTCCAGCTCGTCGACCGGCCGCGTGGACGGCGGCACCAGCGGGGTGGCCACCTCCTGCGCCCCGAGGCCGATGCGCACGACGCTGAAGTCGGCGTCGGCCCGGCGCCGCTCCCACAGCCGCCCGCCGGTGGCGGAGGACCACAGCGCGTCCGGGTCGGGGTGCCGGTAGTAGATCGCCTCGCGCTGCTGGCGGATCGTGGCGCGGATCTGCGCGCGGAGCTGGGCGAGGCGGCGCATGTACTGCCGGCGGGCCTCAATCATTTCCTTTTTGCCCGGACCCGACTGATTCATCATCATCATCCCCATCATGCCGAGGATGGAGATGCCGAACATGCCACCGGCCACATACGTCAACGGGCCGCCGCCGCCCCGCTGCCCCGCCATCATCAGACCCATCGCGGCACCGCCGGCCGCCATGGGCAGGATCATGAGCATCCGGGTCCAGGCTTTGCCGGACGCCTGCGGCACCTCAGGGGGCGGATCGAGGACGACCTCGCCGCTCGGGAGCAGCGGCGCGGCGCGGCGTGGCGGCCGCTTCACGATCACGGATGTCACCGCTCGTCCTCCCCCGAAGTCGTCCGTCAATCCTATAGACAAGGGCCACAGCGCCAACATGCTAGGTTGAGCGCTGTCTGCACGGTAACGGGGAGGTGACCAGCGTGACGGCCCCGGGCGGCCTGAGTCTGGCCAGGGTAACGGTCGCGGCGCCCAAACGACGCATGGACGTCGCGCTGCCCGACAACCTCATCGTTGCCGAGTTGCTCCCCCATCTTCTGCGGCACGCCGGCGACGACCTCGGCGACGCCGGCGAGCGCCACGGCGGCTGGGTGTTGCGCCGCGCCACCGGCGCCGTGCTCGAGCCCACCCGCAACCTTTCGGTGCAGGGCGTGCGCGACGGCGAGCTGCTGCACCTCGCGCCCCGCCGCGACGACTGGCCCGAGCTGGCGTACGACGACGTGGTCGAGGTCATCGCGAGCGGCGCCCGCCGCGCCGGCCAGTCGTGGGGCGGCAGCGCCACCCGCGCCTGCGGCCTCGCCGTCACCGGCGCGATCCTGCTCGCCGGCCTCCTCGTTCTCGCGATGTCCGGCCCGCCGTGGGGCCTGCCCGGCGGTGTCGCGATCGGCGTCGCCGGCGTCCTCGCCGTGCTCGGCATGCTGCTGGCCCGCGCGATGGCCGACGCCACCGCCGGCGCGGTCGTGGCCGCCGCCGGCCTGCCGTACGCGTTCGTGGGCGGCGCGGTCCTCGGTGCGCCGAGCGACACCCCGCTGACCGGCCTCGGCGCGCCCAGCATGCTGCTCGGCGCGGGCGCGCTGCTGGTCTTCAGCGTCATCGGCTACACCGGTGTCGCCGCGGTGCAGCGCCTCTTCATGGCCGGGCTGGCGACGAGCATCGCCGGCCTGCTGGGCGCGCTGATCTGCCTTGCCGGTGCGTCGCCCGAGGGTTCCGCGGCGGTCACGCTCACCACCGTCATCGGCCTGCTGCCCAGCTACCCGCTGATCGCGAGCTGGCTGGGGCGCCTGCCGGTGCCCGAGCTGCCCGACCGGCCGGAGGCGATTCTCGAAGACCGGCCGGTGCCCAAGCGCGCCGACGTCTTCTCCGCCGTGGCGCGCGCCACCGAGCTGCTCAGCGGCCTCAACCTCGCCGCCGCGCTCAGCTCCACCGCCGCGATCGCCTACCTGGTGCTGGGAGACAGCGGCACCGCGGCCAAGCTGCTGACGTTCTCGGCGGCGACCGCGCTCCTGCTGCGCGCACGCCTCTTCGCGCTGCCGCAGCAGCGGGTGCCGCTGCTGGTGAGCGGCATCCTGGCGATGGCGTTCCTGCTGTTCAGCTTCACGGTCGACGCGAGCACCGGCGGGCGGCTGCTGGTCCTGGTCATCGCCATCGCCATCGCCGGCACCGTGCTGGCGGCGGGCCTGGTGTACAGCCGGCGCACCCCTTCGCCCTACCTCGGCCGGGCGGCCGACATCTTCGACGTGCTCGCCATCATGGCGCTGGTCCCCTTGGCCTGCGCGGTGATCGGCCTGTTCGGCGCGATCCAGGGCCTCTTCGCCTCGATCGGTGGGTGACGTCCGGTGGCGACAAGGCGGGATCAGCTCCACTCGTACCAGTTCCTGACACAGCGGGTCATCTCCGCGTTCGTCATGCGCGAGACCGACCCGCAGCAGTCGCCCCTGCGCCGCGGCGTCGGCGCGGTCTTCGGCGGCGTGATGGTGGCGGTCCTGGTGGCGGCCGGCTTCGGGATCTACGGCATCCTCACGAAGGTCGGCAGCGACGGCTGGAAGACCGAGGGCGCCGTGGTCATCGAAAAGGAGACCGGCGCCAGCTTCGTCTATCTGCAGGGCGTCCTGTACCCGACGCTCAACTTCGCCTCCGCCAAGCTCGCCGGTCGCCCGTCCACGCAGGTCTTCCGGATCTCCAGCAACTCGCTCGGCGAAGTGCCGCGGGGCAACACGATCGGCATACCGGGCGCACCCAACTCGTTGCCCAGCGTCAAAAAGCGCATCGGTCTACCGTGGACGATCTGCAGCCTGCAGACCACCAACCAGTCGGGCAGCCAGGTCACGCTCGACCGGCTCGCCGTGGGGCGGGGCACCACGGGTGGTCGCACGCTCAGCGACACCGAAGGGCTGCTGGTCCGCGAGAGCACCGAGGACAGGACATACCTCATCTGGCGCGGCCGGCACCACCTGCTCCAGGGCGGGGCCGCCATGGCCCAGGCGCTCTTCCTCGAGAAGGTCCCGGAGCGTGTCGGTGCGGGGTGGATCAACTCACTGCCCGCCGGCAAGGTGATCGAAAACATCGTGATCCCCAAGGCCGGCGAGCCCTTCGAGAAGCTGCCGGGCCGGAGGATCGGTGACGTGCTCACCGTGGACATCCCCACCGGCGAGCAAAACTACGTGCTCTACGAGGACGGCGTCGCCCCGATCACGCCCTTGCAGCTCGGGGTCCTCGACTCCCAGGGCGACGCCAAGCGGCGCGAGAAGGTCTCGCTGGCCGAGCGCCAAGACGCGGGCGACAGCCGCTTCGCGCGCCAGTCCAACGACGCGACCGACCCTCCCGCGTCGCCCCCCACGATCGTGGACGTCAGCGACGAGGTGTGCGCGGTCACCTCGGACGGGAGCACCCCGCCGGCAATCGTGGTCGACGGCACCGTCGAGGGCATCGACTCGGCGGCACGGACCGGCTCTGCCACCGCGGCCGGCGACGTGCTCGCCGACGCGGTGCTGGTGCCCGCGGGCCGTGTCGCCGCGGTGCGCGTGATGCCATCGCCGACGGCCGCGGCCGGCTACTTCGTGGTCACCGACACCGGCCACCGGTACGCGGTGCCGAGCGCCGACGTGCTGGAGCAGCTGGGCTACCCCGCCGCCGAGGCGGTCGAGGTCCCCTCCGCGCTGGTGCTGCGCCTGCCGGTCGGCCCGACACTCATCCCGGCCGAGGCACAGAAGGCGGCCTTCTAAGGGGCCTGGCGGCATCAGGCAGGGTGAGATTTCGGCGCCCCTCGGGCTGGGCAAACGCTGTCAGGGGAAGAGCTGCACGGGCGGGCCAGGCTCGTCCGGCTCGGTCTCCCGCTTGGGTGCCGGCGCCACACCGGACCGCCAGAAGCGTCGCCGGCCGCGCGGCATCACCACCGCGACGACGAGCACGATGAGCACCGCCGCCACCGCGATGCCGGTGCCGATCATCGCCACGTCACGGGCGCGCGCCCACGCCGCCGACTCGCCGGTCGCCAGCGGCGGCAGGTCGGGAAGGGGCTGGGCCGAGACGTTACCCAGCCGGGCCGTCACCGCCATGTACGGGTCGACGATGCCCCTGCCGTAAGCCGTGCCGCCGGGCGACGGCACGGCGGTCAGGCCGAGTTGCTGCTCGATGCCACCGCGCTTTTCCCGCAGGTCGCCGCGGCGCGAGTGGACCAGAGCCGCCGCCGCGCCCACAAACCCGGCGGCCACCCCGGTGCCGGTTGCGGTCGACATGCCGCCGCCGATGCTGAGCGTCGTCACGTTTTCGCCGGGTGCCACCAGATCCACGTAATCGCCCTGCTGGGACTTGCCCAACAGCAGGCCGGACTCGCGGATCGCGCCGACGCCGATCACACCTTCGTAGGCAGCCGGGTAAGGCGTGACGACCACCTCGCGCCTGTCGCCCAGGTCGCCCACCGCGGCCACCACCACCACGCCGTTGTTGATCGCCTCGGACACGGCGGCCTGCAGCACCACATTGTCGTCGTACGTGATCGTGGACACCACGATCACGTCGGCCTTCCGGGCGACGGCCGCTCTGATACCGCTGGCCAGCACCTGCGGCGTGGTGCCGGTGCCGGTGCCGATGCGGTCGGCCACGACGCGGATCGGGAGGATGGACACATCAGGTGCCAGGCCGGCAAATCCCGTGGCCTGTGAGTCGCTCGCCCCGATGACACCGGCGATCTGGGTGCCGGTGCCGAGGCAGTCGTCGTCGGCCCGCCCGCTGCCGGCCACCGCGTCAAACCCTTCGAGGACCCGGCCGCCTCCCAGGCGCGGGTGGCTGGCGTCGACGCCCGAGTCGAGCACGGCGACGATCTCGCCACCGCCACGCGTGAACGGCCGGACGCGCTCCGGCCCCAGCATCTTCTGCGCCCACGGGATCGCGGGAATGACAGGGCCGGCCGGGACGCAGTTCTGGCGGGCCGGGGCAGCCGCCGCCGGGACGGCCCCGGCCGTGGACATCGCGGCGGCGACGCAGAACACCGTCGCGGCGCGTGCGAAGCGGCTCACTCCGGGTACCGCCCGGTGTCCGGATCCTGGCCCAGGACCACGCGCGTGCGCCGCTCCAGCTCCCACACCTGATCCGGCGTGGGCGTGCGGCGCCGCTCGGAGTCGGAGCCGTCCGGGGTGAAGTCGGCGTCGTCTATGCCGTAGCGGGCCTGCCACTCGTCGTGCACGCGGGCCAGCTCCATCAGCTTGCGCCGGCGCTCCGGATCCATCTCCACAGGTCCACCTCCGGTCACAGGTCGCGAAACCGGTCTTCCATCTCGTCCGCGAAGTTTTGCCGCCACCGCTCCAGCTGGTCGCGGCGGAAGTGGGCCGGGTTCTGCTCGTACGCCGCGCGGCCGTGCGCGGTCCAGAACGAGGACTCCGGCACCGCGTCGGCACCTTCGGGGATGAACTTGAGAATCTCGCCGAAAGCGGCCACCGCGAGCGCGAACGAACGCATGCGATCGGCGTCGACGGCCGGATCGCCGGTCGCCGGCGACGAGCCGTCCTGGATCCCCACGTCGGCGATGAGCCGCCACTCCCCCGGGTCGAAAAGCTGGGAATGCTCCGGCCCGCCGAAGAAGACGACGTCGTCGGGGCCGGGCACGCTGGGGCGCTCGGGCAGGCGGAAGACGAACTCGCGCAGCGCCTGGCAGCCGCCGCAGACACCGTGGTAGCGCCGGGCCGGCGCCCCCTCGTCGTCGGTGAGCCCACTCTCCCAGGCGGTGTCGACGCTCTGGCAGCGCTCGCAGGGGTGCAGGTCCATGAACAGGTGGGCCTCGTCCCGCGTACGGACAACTGGCAGCGCCATCGCACCTCCCCGTGACAGACCAGCGCTCGTAAATCTAACCGATGCTAGCTTCTCCCCGTGGAGCTGCATCGCGCTGGCGGGGGCGACCGCAAGCTGGCACTCGTCGGCTTGGTGTACGGGGTGGTGAGCTTCGCGGTCGGCGGCCTCTTCGCGGCCGTGGGCGCCTGGCTCGTCTCGTTCATCGTGTGGGTGCCCGGGGTGTTCTTCTTCCTGCTCGGCGTCATCGTGCTGCTCGGCTCGGCACGCCCGTTCCGGATCGCGCTGAGCGAGGCCGGGCTCGACGTGCGGTCGGACGGCCACCGGTTCACCGGACCGTGGAGCCAGGTCGACGGCATCAGCATCGAGCAGACCGCGCCGGCCGGTACCCCGCCGCTGTCCCGGTCGGTGCTCGTGCTGTGGGTGGCCGACGGCGTGCCGATGCGGCATCGGCCCTCGTTTCCGCCCGGCGGCGACGGGCGGAAGGGCCACGTCATCGCCGAGCTGGACAGCCTCCGGGAGACGCACAACCAGGTCGCGGAGATCCTCCGCCGGTACGCGGGCGCGCGCTTCCGGCCCGTGCGTTAGCTCGGGAGGATCCAGCCGGTGACCTCGATGTGGCCGCCGCGCAGGTACACGTCGTCGACGCGGATCGTGAGGTCACACGGGAGGATCAGCTCCCGCTCGTACGGGTGGTGGCTGCGCCGCCCCATCCACAGCGACCGCGTGCCCTTCGGCGCGACGAGGCGCAGCCAGCATCCGGTGGGGTACGCGGGCGTGGCGCCCAGCGAAACGGACAGGTAGCCCGGCTCGGCGTACGTGCCGCCGGCGAGCGAGCGGACATCAGCCGCCCCACCGGTCAGGTGTGCCACGTCCGTGACCCCGCGCAGCGTCTCCACCGGCTCCGGCAGCGGCGACGCGACAGCCTGGTCGAGGAGGCGGAAGCGCTCGGCGAAGTCGCCGTACACCGGTTCGTGCCCGAACGCGGCGGCGGCCTCGCCGGCTCGCTCCGGATCGGCGAGCAGCTCGGCGAGGCGGGCCGCCGGATCGCCCGCCTGCAACAGTTCATTGTGGACAGCCGGGGCGCGGGTGTAGTCGTACGCGGCCTGCTGCACGGTGTTGAGCCCGGCCGGCGGTGCGCCGGGGGTGCCCGATGCGGGCGGCGGGGGCGGCGCGAGGGTCGGGCCCGACGTAGCGGCCGTCGCGGTGAGCTCCGCCAGGCTGCCCGCCTCGGCCACCGGACCGTCCACGACGCCGGCCCGCTCGTCCGCCGGCAGCTCCGCCAGGTGCCGCAGCGCTTCCGCGGGCGGGTGGCCGTCGCCCTTGGCCGCGGCCAGGCGGCGCAGCCACGGCGTGCCCGCGTTCCAGCCGCCGGCACCGGCGGCGGTGCTGTCCAGCCAGCCGGCCGCATCGTCCACATCGGACGCCCAGAGGTAGCCGAGCGTCTCGCCGCCGCGGGTCACCCGGTGGTACGACACGGCGCCCATGGCGGACCCCGCGTAGCGCTCCGGAACCCGGACCGGGCGGAACCGCGGGTCGCCCCAACGGTTCACGGAGCCTCGGGGGTGCGGGCGATCTCCTTCAGCGCCTCGAGGCTCGGCGCCTCCCGCTCCTCGCCGTCGACCGCGCCGGCGTCGTCGGCCGGCTGGCCGGCGAAGCCGCGCACCGCCTCCAGCGGCGGCACACCCCGGCCGGCCGCCTCGTCGAGCCGGGCCACCCAGGTGCCCCACACCTCGTTGTCCTCGACGTCGAAGCCGCGCCGCTCGTACGCCGCGGCCCGGTCGTCCGTGGAAGCCCAGAGGTATCCCATCGTGCGGCCGTTTTTGACGACGGGCAGGTAGCGCACCGGCGCCTCGGTGACCGCGAGGTAGCGCGGGGCACGTGCGGGCTGGACGTGGCGATCTTCGGCTCCCAGCCCTGCGACCGGTCCAGCGGCGTGCCGTCCGGCAGGTACCCGAACGGCGCCGGCGGAAGCTCCGTGATGTCCGGCGGGAAGCCCGGGTTGGCGATCTCGTCGAGCGCGCGCCGGCTCGCCGCCTCCTGCGGGACGGCACCGGCCGGGATGGCGCCCGCCTGCGGGTCCGGCGGCGCGCCGACCCAGCGGCCCAGCGCCTGCGCCGGCGTCAGCCCTGCGGTCTCGGCCTCCCGCAGCCGCTCGCTCCACGCGACCGCGGCGTCGAGGGACCGGTCCAGCGGCGGCGTCATCACGCGCAGGAAGCTCGCCGCGTCATCGGCGACGGAGGCCCACAGGTAGCCGACGAGGTCGCCGTCCACCAGCACCGGCAGGTAGCGGACCGGGCCTTCGGTGAACGGGTTGTAGCCGCCGTGCGGGTACGGATCGGCGCTCGGGGGCAGCGGCGGTGGCGGCACGTCCCACGGCGGGACGTAGCCCTCGCCCGGCCGGCCATCCCCGTTCATCGCCCACTCCATTCGCCTGGACACGCAGCTTTGACACGCAAACCCTACGGCACCCCCGGCCGCCGCACCGTGGCGATCAACTCGAATACGCCGTCCGCGCCGCGCCGCACTCCCGCGATGGTGTATTCGGCGTCCTGCGGCAGGATCAGCTCGCGTTGCCTGGGGTAGACGCTGCTGCTGCCCATCCAGATCGCCGGGTTGCCCCGCGGCACGTCCAGCACCAGCCGGAACGGGTAGCTGTCACCGGCGAACGCGGCGGACGCGCCGAGCGACGTTGACATGTACCCGTTGGCCTGTTGGGTGCTGCCCACCAAGCGGCGCTGGAGGTCTTCGACGGTGAGCGGCTGCCCGTGCTCGTTGAGCCAACGCCCGCTGGGGTCCTGCCGGAAGTTCATCGGGTTGCCGGCCGGGTCGCGCATGAAGTTGATTTCCTGCAGGCCGCGGTTGGTCTGCACCCCGTACCGCAGCGGCGTGGCCCGCATCGCCTCGTCGATGAGCGCCATCCGGGCCCGGATGTCGGCCTCGGTCGGGAAGCGGCCGCCGAACGTGCGGATCAGCATGCCGCGCACGCCGTCGTCGGTGGCGATGCGGTTCAGCACCGCGGCCTGCCGGGCCGGTGGCTCGCTGAGCACCCGGTCGACAAGCCACCGCTCGAACGTGCCCGGCGCCGGGTCGCGCTGGGCCCTCGCGTAGACGTCGGACAGCGTCGGGATGTGTCCACCGAAGAGCCCGCGCACGGCGTCGGCTGTCCCCGCGTTGTCCCACCACTGCTTCAGCACGGTCGACGCGTTCCGCACCCGGGCGATCGTGTTGTACGGCCACGAGTGCCGCGTGTACTCCCGGACCGCCGCCTGCTGGTCCGGCGGCAGGCGGTGGAAGTCCTGGCCGAGCAGGTTTTCCCCGAACGCCTCGCCGGCCGCGTCGCTGTCGAACTCCCACACGCCGTTTTCGTTGAGGTGCCCGTAGTTCGCCGGGTTGGACCCGGTGAGCGTGGGCGGCGCCGGCGGGGCGGTGTGGGCGGCAAGGGTGGTGTGGGCGGCAAGGGTGGTGCGGGCGGCAAGGGTGGTGCGGGCGGCAAGGGTGGTGCGGACGGTGGTGGTGGCGTGGACGGCGGCGCTGGCGGCACGTGGTGCGAGGCGGGCGGCGCGGCGTGCCTCGGCACGTGGCCGCCGTGACTGTCCACTGTGGGCGTTCGCGGCGCGGGGACATGGGGCGGCAGCGGCGGTGTCGGCACGCGCGGTACCGGCGCCGACGACCACGGCCCGGCCGGCGGTGCGGTTCGCGGCCCGGCCGACGGGAACGGCAGCAGGTGCGACGGGTAGCCGAGCCGCGCGAGGTCGCGGTCGACGCCCATCAGCTCCTGCCGGATCGCCAGCTGGTCCAGCGGCGTGCGGGCATTGTGGAACTGCCGCAGCAACAGCTCCCGCTCGTTGAGCCGGGCCCGGACGTGCCCCTCACCGTGCGTCGGGTCGGTGCGCGGCGTGGCCGCCGCCTCCCGGCCGAAGGCGCGCAGGATCGTGTCGACAAGCCGCCGCACCACGCCCTGCGGCCGGTGCTGGGCCAGCGCGGCTCGCATGTGGAGGGTCTCGGTGATCTCGTGTACCCACGCGCGGGTGAGCTGCTCGGGCGCGACCCGGTGGTTGACGACGGTGACGTGCGGGTCCTGGGGCGTACCGGCGCGGACGGTCGTCTGCGCCACGTTCGGCATGCCCTGCCCCACCATGGGCCGGAAGTACGTCGTGCGCCCGTCTGCCGTGTCGACGCGGATGAGGTTGCCCTCGGTGCCCACCCAGAGCACGCCCTCGCCGCGGAAGAACGACGGGTCCACCCGAGCGGCGGCCCAGTGCAGCTCGTCCAGCGACACGTCGGCCACGTGCGCGGCCCGCCCGTCCGGCACGAAGTCGGTCTCGGCGATCGGGCTGGCCGTGTGTGTCGGCCCGCTCGGCACGCCGGCCGGCTGTACCGGACCGCTCAGCTCGGCGGGGGCGTGCCCGTCCGGCTCGACTCGAGGATGCGGTATATGACCGTCTCTGCCGGGAGCGACTCCGCTCCGGTGATCTCCAGCGCGATGCGCTCCGCCGCCGGCCGGTCGACCGCCTGGGCCCGCCCCAGGTGCGTCCGGTCGAAGATCAGGCGATTGACCAGCTCCGGGTTGTACTGCCACTTCCCCTGGGTGTGATCCCAGATCAGGGCTCCGCCACGGACCGGATCCACCACGCAGATCCCCTTCGGTGGGCCCGTGCGCTCCCTCGTCTCGTGGATCGCGTAGTACGCCAGCATCCTCTGCCCTCACCTGGTGGACGGCCGGCAGGTCCGGCAGATCCGATCTGCGCAGCCCGAACTGGGCGGCGACGTCGTCGAGCGTACGGCCGTCGGCGGCGAGCCACTCCCCGTACGCCCGCCACACGTCCGGGTTTTCCCGCGTCCACCAGGCGAGGCTGGTGTCGTAGGGCGGCCAGCGCTCGGCGAGGCCCGGCGGGGTCTGCCCGGACAGGCCGGTGCTGTCGAGGTAGCGCAGGGTCGCGAGGCCGGCGTTCACCCGGGCCACGGGCGACTCGGTGGGCAGCCGCCGGACCTCGTAGAACCCGTGCGTGTCCATGCTCGCCCGCCACGACAGCTCCGTGGGGAACTGCAGCTCCATCAGCTGGCCGCCGGGCGCCCGCAGGTAGACGCAGAGGCCGTTGTACATGTTGCCGGGCGCCCAGTAGTTCTCCACCGTGATGTCGGTGTAGCCGCGCGCGCCCAGGTCGGCGAGGACCGTGTCCAGCGCGGGGGTGTACGCGGCGCCGCCGGGCAGCTGCAGCGAGAACCGGACCGCGTCGTTGACCGTGGTGGCGAAGCGCTCGACGCTCTGCCCGACCGCGATGCCTTCGTCCCGGAACTTGCGGGCCAGCGAGTCGAACTCCTTGACCCGGTACTCCTCGCCGAGCAGCCGCACCTCGCCCGGCGGGTACCCCTGGCTCTCCAGCGTGCGCGACAGGCGGGCGCCGATGTTGTTGAGGTCGCCCATGACGCGGTCGGCCACCTGGTGCGCGTTGCCGAGCAGCTTGGTGAGCACCCGTACCTGGTGGGACGTGAGCTGGGTGACCGGGTCCGCGCTGGGCGGGTCGGCGAGCTCCGGCAGCGGACCGTCCGGATCGGCGCCGGCTACGGGGTCGGCCGGCTCGCGCCCTCCGTGCAGATCCGGTGCAGCTCCTCCTCGGTCGGCAGGTCCTGCCCCAGGACGTCCCGGGCCACCGTCTCCGCCGTCGCCCGGTCGACCGGATCCGTCTTCTCCATCTCCGCGTCGCCGTAGATCGTCCGGGCCGCGATCCCCGGCTCGTAGCTCCACGTCGCCTTCGGGACGTTCCACAGCACCGCGCGCAGCGGGGTCCCCGACTCCACCCACTCCGCTATCACGTTGATGATCGGCCCGGGCGCCTTCTGCTTGTACACCACGTGATAGGCGAACGTCCCCATCAGGCAACCCCAATCTCTCGCCGCGCGGGAAGTCCGCGGGGGTCAGCCCCCGCGCCGCCACGACCTCGGCGAACGTAACACCCTGGTCAGCCAGCTGCCGCTGGTAGTCGGCCCACACCGCGGGCTTTCGGCCGGCCCACTTCGCGAAGCTCGTGTCGATCGCCTCGGGCAGCCGGTCGAGCCCGGCCGGCATCCGGTCGGCGATCCCGTTGACCCGGTTGAGGCGCAGGATCTCCAGGTACGCCTCGACGCGCGCCTCCGGCGTGGCCGTCTCCAGCCGGATGATCTCGTACAGCCGGTGGGTCTGCTTGCCCACCGTCCGGGACGCGTCGGTCGGGAACTGCACCTCGAGCGTGAAGCCGCCCGGCGAGCGCAGCGTCACGTTGACGCCGTTGTGCCGGTTGCCGGGCCGCCAGAAGTTCTTGACGTCGTCGACCGTGTAGCCGCGCGCGGCCAGCGAGTCGAGCACGGTGGTGACGACCTCGCCGTACCGGTGCTCCGGCGTGAGCACCGAGAACCGCACCCTGTCGTTCACCTCGGCCAGGAAGTCGGCGGGTGTGGTGCCCTCGAGCGCGTGCGCGTCGACGAACTTGCGCGCGAGCGAGGGCAGTTCCTTGACCCGGTACTGCTCGTCGACGGTCCGCGGCCGGTCCGCGTCGGTGAACCCGTCCAGGTGCCACGTCACGTCGTGCAGGTCGGCGAGCACCGCGTCGGCGACCGGGCGGGCGGCGGCCACGGAGGCCGCTAGCGCCTGGCGGTGGGCCGGGTCGAGGCTGTCCAGCAGCCGCTGCTCGGCCGCACGCGGGTCGAGGTCCTGCTCGAGTTCGTACGCGTCCGGGTCGCCGGCTAGTCCTGGTTCTGCGGTGGATCCCCCTTCCACTGGAAGATCCACCAGATCGTGTCCTCGTCCGGAAGCTCCTGTCCCCCGTCGCCGTCGGGGTGGCCCGCTCCGCTTCCTCCCGGGTGACCAGGTCCGTCGTCTCCCAGTCGCTGCCACCCACCGCTTGGCCGGCCAGGATCGGGTCGTACATCCACGCGCCCGCCCGGTGACTCCAGATCAGGCCGTGGCCCTCCTCCCCGTCGGCCCCCTGGACCACGATCCCCGCCGGAGTGTGGTCCGTCGCCGACCGGAAGATCACGTAGTAGAACAGCTTGCGCATCAATCTTCTCCAGCCGCTTGGCGACGTCCGGGGAGACCGGGAAGTCGCTCCGGTC
The window above is part of the Phytohabitans houttuyneae genome. Proteins encoded here:
- a CDS encoding ADP-ribosyltransferase — protein: MLIRTFGGRFPTEADIRARMALIDEAMRATPLRYGVQTNRGLQEINFMRDPAGNPMNFRQDPSGRWLNEHGQPLTVEDLQRRLVGSTQQANGYMSTSLGASAAFAGDSYPFRLVLDVPRGNPAIWMGSSSVYPRQRELILPQDAEYTIAGVRRGADGVFELIATVRRPGVP
- the eccB gene encoding type VII secretion protein EccB is translated as MATRRDQLHSYQFLTQRVISAFVMRETDPQQSPLRRGVGAVFGGVMVAVLVAAGFGIYGILTKVGSDGWKTEGAVVIEKETGASFVYLQGVLYPTLNFASAKLAGRPSTQVFRISSNSLGEVPRGNTIGIPGAPNSLPSVKKRIGLPWTICSLQTTNQSGSQVTLDRLAVGRGTTGGRTLSDTEGLLVRESTEDRTYLIWRGRHHLLQGGAAMAQALFLEKVPERVGAGWINSLPAGKVIENIVIPKAGEPFEKLPGRRIGDVLTVDIPTGEQNYVLYEDGVAPITPLQLGVLDSQGDAKRREKVSLAERQDAGDSRFARQSNDATDPPASPPTIVDVSDEVCAVTSDGSTPPAIVVDGTVEGIDSAARTGSATAAGDVLADAVLVPAGRVAAVRVMPSPTAAAGYFVVTDTGHRYAVPSADVLEQLGYPAAEAVEVPSALVLRLPVGPTLIPAEAQKAAF
- the eccD gene encoding type VII secretion integral membrane protein EccD, whose translation is MTAPGGLSLARVTVAAPKRRMDVALPDNLIVAELLPHLLRHAGDDLGDAGERHGGWVLRRATGAVLEPTRNLSVQGVRDGELLHLAPRRDDWPELAYDDVVEVIASGARRAGQSWGGSATRACGLAVTGAILLAGLLVLAMSGPPWGLPGGVAIGVAGVLAVLGMLLARAMADATAGAVVAAAGLPYAFVGGAVLGAPSDTPLTGLGAPSMLLGAGALLVFSVIGYTGVAAVQRLFMAGLATSIAGLLGALICLAGASPEGSAAVTLTTVIGLLPSYPLIASWLGRLPVPELPDRPEAILEDRPVPKRADVFSAVARATELLSGLNLAAALSSTAAIAYLVLGDSGTAAKLLTFSAATALLLRARLFALPQQRVPLLVSGILAMAFLLFSFTVDASTGGRLLVLVIAIAIAGTVLAAGLVYSRRTPSPYLGRAADIFDVLAIMALVPLACAVIGLFGAIQGLFASIGG
- a CDS encoding S8 family serine peptidase, coding for MSRFARAATVFCVAAAMSTAGAVPAAAAPARQNCVPAGPVIPAIPWAQKMLGPERVRPFTRGGGEIVAVLDSGVDASHPRLGGGRVLEGFDAVAGSGRADDDCLGTGTQIAGVIGASDSQATGFAGLAPDVSILPIRVVADRIGTGTGTTPQVLASGIRAAVARKADVIVVSTITYDDNVVLQAAVSEAINNGVVVVAAVGDLGDRREVVVTPYPAAYEGVIGVGAIRESGLLLGKSQQGDYVDLVAPGENVTTLSIGGGMSTATGTGVAAGFVGAAAALVHSRRGDLREKRGGIEQQLGLTAVPSPGGTAYGRGIVDPYMAVTARLGNVSAQPLPDLPPLATGESAAWARARDVAMIGTGIAVAAVLIVLVVAVVMPRGRRRFWRSGVAPAPKRETEPDEPGPPVQLFP